A window of Vibrio ishigakensis contains these coding sequences:
- the hisH gene encoding imidazole glycerol phosphate synthase subunit HisH, translating into MTSQNVVIIDTGCANVSSVRFAIERLGYEVTVSKDPQVVLAADKLFLPGVGTASEAMQNLEERNLIELVKQVEKPLLGICLGMQLLGKLSEEKGQKADEIVPCLGLCEGEVRKLDSKEYPLPHMGWNTVEAKAGHPLFKGIESGEYFYFVHSFAMPVGDYTIASCDYGMPFSAAIQSGNYYGVQFHPERSSKAGSQLIKNFLEL; encoded by the coding sequence ATGACTTCTCAAAATGTAGTAATTATTGATACAGGTTGTGCCAACGTATCTTCGGTACGTTTCGCTATTGAGCGCCTAGGATATGAGGTCACTGTATCAAAAGACCCTCAGGTAGTACTTGCCGCAGACAAGCTCTTTCTTCCAGGTGTTGGCACCGCTAGCGAAGCGATGCAAAACCTTGAAGAGCGCAATTTGATTGAGCTAGTAAAGCAGGTTGAAAAGCCACTGCTTGGCATCTGTCTTGGTATGCAACTTCTCGGCAAGCTGTCTGAAGAGAAAGGGCAGAAGGCAGATGAAATTGTACCTTGCCTTGGATTGTGTGAAGGCGAAGTGCGCAAGCTGGATAGCAAAGAGTATCCACTTCCACATATGGGCTGGAACACGGTTGAAGCGAAAGCAGGGCACCCATTGTTCAAAGGCATAGAATCTGGCGAGTATTTCTACTTCGTACACAGCTTTGCCATGCCGGTCGGTGACTACACTATCGCAAGCTGTGATTATGGTATGCCTTTTAGCGCTGCGATTCAGAGCGGTAACTACTATGGGGTACAATTCCACCCAGAGCGCTCGTCGAAAGCGGGTTCACAATTGATCAAAAACTTTTTGGAGCTGTAG
- the hisA gene encoding 1-(5-phosphoribosyl)-5-[(5-phosphoribosylamino)methylideneamino]imidazole-4-carboxamide isomerase: MIIPALDLIEGQVVRLYQGDYGQVTEYKVDPAEQFNLYHQAGANWLHLVDLTGAKDTTARQLDLIAKLLASTPASIQIGGGVRSEQDVIGLLEAGAERVVVGSTAVKNPAMVKEWMSKYGPERIVLALDVNIDSFGNRKVAISGWQEDSGVTIEALIEDFLTVGLKHVLCTDISKDGTLTGSNVELYTDLCNLYPQVHFQSSGGIGSLADIEALKDTGVRGVIVGRALLDGKFTAEEAFACWQNA; encoded by the coding sequence GTGATTATTCCAGCATTAGACTTAATTGAGGGACAGGTAGTCCGTTTGTATCAAGGTGACTATGGTCAGGTAACTGAGTATAAAGTCGACCCAGCCGAGCAATTTAATCTTTATCATCAAGCGGGCGCTAACTGGCTACACCTGGTTGACCTAACCGGTGCCAAAGATACCACAGCCCGTCAGCTTGACCTTATCGCTAAGCTTCTCGCAAGTACGCCTGCATCGATTCAAATCGGTGGTGGTGTTCGCAGTGAGCAAGACGTTATCGGCCTTCTTGAAGCAGGCGCCGAGCGCGTAGTGGTAGGCTCTACTGCGGTTAAGAATCCAGCGATGGTAAAAGAGTGGATGAGCAAATACGGCCCAGAGCGTATCGTTCTGGCGCTGGATGTGAACATCGACAGCTTTGGTAATCGTAAAGTGGCTATCTCAGGCTGGCAGGAAGATTCAGGTGTGACTATAGAAGCGCTTATCGAAGACTTCCTAACCGTTGGCCTTAAGCATGTGCTTTGTACCGACATCTCTAAGGATGGCACCCTAACTGGCTCTAACGTTGAGCTGTATACCGACCTTTGTAATCTTTACCCTCAGGTGCACTTCCAGTCTTCTGGCGGTATCGGCAGCCTTGCGGATATCGAAGCGCTGAAAGATACCGGTGTACGTGGCGTTATCGTAGGCCGCGCACTATTGGATGGCAAATTTACAGCAGAGGAGGCGTTCGCATGTTGGCAAAACGCATAA